One window of Quercus robur chromosome 12, dhQueRobu3.1, whole genome shotgun sequence genomic DNA carries:
- the LOC126710204 gene encoding G-patch domain-containing protein 1: MAAPEAPLCYVGVAKQSAAFRLMKQMGWEEGEGLGKDKQGIKGHVRVKNKQDTSGIGLEKPNEWAFDTTQFDNILKRLKVQGVQANNEGVENDSAEVGTETDASNDVKVPVVKTTRPQGRYKKRERGKLVHAYSSSDVQGILAKKVEESPGTNPDVDGELESAKLFESEFIHVEGDKVEDIPPDWWGYKYGFVSGGFLGAESRRRKSQTTENAKTNNERTVFCEDDQENLYHLVQDNATTGKQGLGIRSQPKKVAGCRFQGKKTSFSDSDDEDTSDLGHSAKRKRDDLSEGDRADEHKVKLKKLCKKLLRQVPGESLKLKQLKLLIDEHSSSIFSNFSSKRDAVAYLKQKLGGSQKFSVEGKRVSLKSKRG, translated from the exons ATGGCCGCTCCCGAAGCCCCTCTCTGCTATGTCGGCGTCGCCAAACAATCCGCTGCTTTCCGCCTCATGAAACAAATG ggCTGGGAAGAAGGAGAAGGGCTTGGTAAAGACAAGCAAGGCATCAAAGGACACGTTCGAGTCAAAAACAAACAGGACACTTCTG GTATTGGTTTGGAGAAGCCAAATGAGTGGGCATTTGACACTACTCAATTTGATAATATACTCAAACGATTGAAAGTG CAAGGGGTGCAAGCCAACAATGAAG GTGTTGAGAACGATTCGGCTGAAGTAGGTACTGAGACTGATGCATCTAATGATGTTAAGGTTCCGGTTGTTAAGACTACTCGGCCTCAGGGAAG AtataagaaaagagagagagggaagctTGTCCATGCCTATTCTTCGAGTGATGTTCAAGGAATTCTC GCCAAAAAGGTTGAGGAGTCACCAGGAACAAATCCTGATGTAGATGGTGAATTGGAATCAGCAAAGCTGTTCGAAAGTGAATTTATCCATGTTGAAG GAGACAAAGTTGAAGATATTCCTCCAGATTGGTGGGGCTATAAATATGGTTTTGTCTCCGGAGGTTTTCTTGGGGCGGAATCTAGAAGAAGGAAATCACAGACTACTGAGAATGCTAAAACAAATAATGAGAGAACTGTATTCTGTGAAGATGATCAGGAGAATCTATATCATCTTGTTCAA gaTAATGCCACGACTGGAAAGCAAGGACTAGGTATTAGAAGCCAGCCAAAAAAGGTTGCTGGCTGCCGCTTTCAGGGGAAAAAGACATCATTTAgtgatagtgatgatgaagataCCAGCGATCTTGGTCATTCAGCCAAACGAAAACGTGATGACTTATCAGAAGGAGACAGGGCTGACGAACATAAAGTGAAGTTGAAGAAGTTGTGCAAAAAGCTTCTTCGTCAG GTACCTGGAGAGTCATTAAAGCTAAAACAGCTGAAACTTCTTATTGATGAACATTCATCTTCTATTTTTTCCAACTTTTCCTCAAAGAGAGATGCTGTAGCTTACTTGAAACAAAAG
- the LOC126710200 gene encoding 1-aminocyclopropane-1-carboxylate synthase-like has translation MVNKNQQNLLSKMATGNGHGETSPYFDGWKAFDNNPYHPNDNPHGVIQMGLAENQLSFDLVKKWLMKNPEASICTREGVNDFRDIAIFQDYHGLTKFRNAVANFMEKVRGNRVKFDPDRIVMSGGATGAHEMTVFCLADPGDAFLVPTPYYAGFDRDLRWRTGAQLVPVVCERSNDFKVTREALETAYKSAQEANIRVKGLLITNPSNPLGTILDRETLRMVVSFINEKSIHLVCDEIYAATVFTQPGFISIAEIIQEKEIECNHDLIHIVYSLSKDLGFPGFRVGIVYSYNDAVVSCCRKMSSFGLVSSQTQHLIASMLSDDEFVNKFIAKSANRLATRHKVFTTGLAKVGISCLQSNAGLFVWMDLHHLLKEQTFEAEMALWKVIIDEVKLNVSPGSSFHCSAPGWFRVCFANMDDQTMDVALTRIESFVVQNNETCTTVPMKRQCWQKPQNNLRLSFKSRRMDDIMMPQCLMSPHSPLAQSPLVRARN, from the exons atggTGAACAAAAATCAACAGAACTTGTTGTCAAAGATGGCAACTGGCAATGGTCATGGTGAAACTTCTCCATACTTTGATGGATGGAAGGCTTTTGATAATAATCCATATCATCCTAATGATAATCCGCATGGGGTTATCCAAATGGGCCTAGCAGAAAATCAG CTTTCTTTTGATTTGGTAAAAAAGTGGCTAATGAAAAACCCAGAAGCCTCCATTTGCACACGTGAAGGAGTAAATGACTTCAGGGACATAGCTATCTTTCAGGATTATCATGGCTTGACAAAGTTCAGAAAT GCTGTGGCCAATTTTATGGAGAAAGTAAGAGGAAATAGAGTGAAATTCGACCCAGACCGCATTGTTATGAGTGGAGGAGCAACCGGAGCTCATGAGATGACTGTCTTTTGTTTGGCTGACCCTGGGGATGCATTTCTAGTACCTACTCCTTATTATGCAGG TTTTGATAGAGATTTGAGATGGAGAACAGGAGCACAACTTGTTCCAGTTGTATGTGAACGCTCTAACGATTTCAAGGTGACAAGAGAAGCATTGGAAACTGCCTATAAGAGTGCTCAAGAGGCCAACATTAGAGTAAAGGGGTTGCTCATTACCAATCCATCAAACCCGCTAGGCACCATCTTAGACAGAGAGACACTAAGAATGGTAGTGAGCTTCATAAATGAAAAGAGCATCCACTTAGTCTGTGATGAAATATATGCTGCCACTGTCTTTACTCAGCCTGGTTTCATTAGCATAGCTGAGATAATACAGGAGAAAGAAATCGAATGCAATCATGATCTAATCCACATTGTTTATAGTCTGTCAAAAGACTTGGGATTCCCTGGCTTTAGGGTCGGCATTGTCTATTCCTACAATGATGCAGTAGTGAGCTGTTGTCGAAAAATGTCAAGTTTTGGACTAGTTTCCTCACAAACTCAACATCTAATTGCATCAATGCTATCGGACGATGAGTTTGTCAATAAATTTATTGCAAAGAGTGCTAATAGGTTGGCAACAAGGCATAAGGTGTTCACTACAGGTCTTGCTAAAGTAGGCATTAGTTGTTTGCAAAGCAATGCTGGCCTCTTTGTGTGGATGGATTTGCATCACCTCCTCAAAGAACAGACATTTGAAGCAGAGATGGCACTATGGAAAGTGATAATAGATGAAGTTAAGCTCAATGTTTCTCCTGGTTCTTCTTTTCATTGCTCAGCACCAGGGTGGTTCAGGGTTTGCTTTGCCAACATGGATGACCAGACTATGGATGTAGCTTTAACAAGAATTGAAAGCTTTGTGGTTCAAAACAATGAGACCTGTACCACAGTGCCTATGAAGAGACAGTGTTGGCAAAAGCCACAAAACAACCTAAGACTCAGCTTCAAATCAAGAAGAATGGATGATATCATGATGCCACAGTGCTTAATGTCACCTCACTCCCCTTTAGCCCAATCACCACTTGTTCGAGCAAGGAActag
- the LOC126710205 gene encoding 2-C-methyl-D-erythritol 2,4-cyclodiphosphate synthase, chloroplastic translates to MATAAAAPPLYASSSSSSSSFSTTKSSSPNKPLFNNIFFLRPPLPSTKLTTTPRLSVSAAATTAVELGQAPQSSTPAKTLPFRVGHGFDLHRLEPGYPLIIGGIDIPHDRGCEAHSDGDVLLHCVVDAILGALGLPDIGQIFPDNDPKWKGAPSSVFIKEAVRLMHEAGYELGNLDATLILQRPKVSPHKEAIKANLSALLGADPAVVNLKAKTHEKVDSLGENRSIAAHTVVLLMRK, encoded by the exons ATGGCCacggcagcagcagcacctCCACTCtatgcctcttcttcttcttcttcttcttcattctccACCACCAAGTCCAGCTCTCCCAATAAACCACTCTTTAATAATATCTTCTTTCTCCGACCACCGCTACCATCCACTAAATTAACAACAACGCCTAGGCTTTCCGTGTCGGCCGCCGCAACCACCGCCGTGGAACTAGGCCAGGCCCCACAATCCTCCACTCCCGCCAAAACCTTGCCGTTTCGGGTCGGGCACGGGTTCGATCTGCACCGGTTGGAGCCCGGGTACCCACTCATCATTGGTGGGATTGACATACCCCACGATAGAGGCTGCGAGGCTCACTCCGATG GAGATGTGTTACTACATTGTGTGGTTGATGCAATTTTGGGTGCTTTGGGCCTTCCTGATATAGGGCAGATATTTCCAGATAATGATCCTAAGTGGAAAGGAGCGCCATCTTCAGTTTTCATCAAAGAAGCT GTGAGACTCATGCATGAGGCTGGTTATGAACTTGGAAACTTAGATGCCACTTTGATTCTTCAAAGACCAAAAGTGAGCCCTCACAAGGAGGCTATCAAGGCGAACTTGTCTGCGCTGCTTGGAGCTGACCCTGCTGTTGTAAATCTAAAAGCAAAAACTCATGAGAAGGTTGATAGCCTTGGGGAGAATCGGAGTATTGCTGCTCACACTGTGGTTCTTCTTATGAGGAAATAG
- the LOC126710208 gene encoding DET1- and DDB1-associated protein 1: MGSLFGDWPSFDPHNFSQLRPSDPSSPSRMTPATYHPTHSRTLPPPDQVITTDAKNILLRHIYQRAEEKDLRPKRAAPEHLVPEHGCKQPRASSSSC, encoded by the exons ATGGGTTCTCTCTTTGGTGACTGGCCATCATTTGACCCTCACAACTTCAGCCAACTCCGACCCTCCGATCCTTCTAGTCCTTCT AGAATGACTCCTGCAACCTATCATCCTACTCACAGCCGCACCCTTCCACCGCCTGATCAAG TGATAACTACTGACGCCAAAAACATTCTCTTAAGGCATATCTATCAGCGTGCTGAAGAGAAGGAT TTGAGACCGAAGAGAGCTGCGCCAGAACATCTTGTACCTGAGCATGGATGCAAGCAACCTAGGGCATCTTCCAGTTCCTGCTGA